One window of Pirellulales bacterium genomic DNA carries:
- a CDS encoding glycosyltransferase family 4 protein: MSRVLLLFEYATLNGGEQSLLALLQRLTSRGFSFHALAPGQGSLARELMVRNVEVLPLEAISERHRSSQEALRQQISAAIERVRPALVHANSLSMGRLAGPVAASASVPSVAHLRDIIRLSNQAIADLNQNTRLLAVSQATRDHHIAQGLCVEKVSVLYNGIDLAKFQPRPATGWLHCELGLPRDAILIGTVGQLVLRKGHDVLAAAAQSLANHLPHAHYIIVGERYSTKAEAHEHEREVCEQSSTGQLAGRVHFLGYRADVPSILPELTLLAHPARQEPLGRVLLEAAATGIPIVATDVGGTAEILPPGAALLVPSDDPAALATAIRQLVDDPILRQRLAAAALERIRTTFDASTAADWLAKHYAATISSQSDTPQA; the protein is encoded by the coding sequence ATGTCGCGCGTGCTGTTGCTGTTCGAGTACGCGACGCTCAACGGCGGTGAACAATCGTTGCTGGCCCTGTTGCAACGGCTGACGTCGCGCGGATTTTCCTTCCACGCTCTCGCCCCCGGCCAGGGTTCGCTGGCTCGTGAGCTAATGGTGCGAAACGTCGAAGTCCTGCCGCTTGAGGCAATCAGCGAAAGGCATCGCTCCTCACAAGAAGCACTTCGCCAGCAGATCAGTGCCGCGATCGAGCGAGTGCGTCCAGCGCTCGTGCATGCCAATAGCCTCTCGATGGGGCGGCTCGCGGGTCCCGTGGCCGCGAGCGCAAGCGTACCGAGCGTCGCACATCTGCGTGACATTATTCGGCTGAGCAATCAGGCCATCGCGGATCTCAATCAGAACACACGCCTGCTGGCCGTTTCGCAGGCCACGCGCGACCATCACATCGCCCAGGGCCTGTGCGTCGAGAAAGTGTCCGTTCTTTACAATGGCATCGATCTAGCAAAGTTTCAACCACGCCCGGCGACCGGCTGGCTGCACTGCGAATTGGGACTTCCGCGCGACGCGATCCTGATCGGTACGGTCGGACAACTCGTGCTGCGCAAGGGGCACGATGTGCTAGCCGCAGCCGCGCAATCTCTTGCGAACCACCTGCCTCACGCTCATTACATCATCGTCGGCGAGCGATACTCGACGAAAGCCGAAGCTCACGAACACGAACGAGAAGTATGCGAACAATCCTCGACGGGCCAGCTCGCCGGCCGAGTCCACTTCCTTGGTTACCGCGCAGACGTGCCGAGCATCCTTCCGGAGCTCACCTTGCTCGCACACCCGGCCCGGCAAGAACCGCTCGGGCGCGTATTGCTCGAAGCGGCGGCCACGGGCATCCCGATCGTGGCAACGGATGTTGGCGGCACAGCGGAGATTCTTCCACCCGGCGCGGCGCTGCTTGTCCCCTCCGACGATCCGGCTGCACTGGCAACTGCAATCCGTCAACTGGTCGACGATCCAATCCTGCGCCAGCGGCTGGCCGCGGCGGCTCTTGAGCGCATTCGCACGACATTCGATGCTTCGACCGCCGCAGATTGGCTTGCCAAGCATTACGCGGCGACAATTTCCTCTCAGTCCGATACACCTCAGGCGTGA
- the dapA gene encoding 4-hydroxy-tetrahydrodipicolinate synthase — MTTKGEAFAGLSVAITTPFKDGEVDFPALRKQIDFQVEAGTKCICPVGTTGESPTLSHDEHDRVITEVVQMAAGRIKVMPGTGSNSTREALRLAKHAARSGADASLVVAPYYNKPTQEGFYQHFKALAEATDLPICVYNIPGRTGKNIEPETIARMAELKNITMVKEATGSMDQASQVLALTNLTVLSGDDSLTLPLLAIGGRGVISVVGNIVPGDMLALLRSFEAGNLAEAQRWHKKLFPLCRDMLGLATNPIPIKAAMRLLGRDNGELRLPMTPLSVAEEAKLRSTLAGYGLL; from the coding sequence ATGACGACCAAAGGTGAAGCGTTCGCCGGACTGTCCGTCGCGATTACTACGCCATTCAAGGACGGCGAAGTCGACTTTCCGGCGCTACGCAAGCAAATCGACTTTCAGGTCGAGGCCGGAACGAAGTGCATTTGCCCTGTCGGCACCACGGGAGAATCTCCCACGCTGTCGCACGACGAGCATGATCGCGTGATCACCGAGGTCGTGCAAATGGCCGCCGGCCGCATCAAAGTCATGCCGGGTACCGGGTCGAACAGCACGCGCGAGGCTCTGCGGCTGGCCAAACACGCGGCTCGTTCCGGCGCAGATGCGTCGCTCGTCGTCGCGCCCTATTACAACAAGCCTACGCAGGAAGGCTTTTACCAGCACTTCAAGGCGCTGGCCGAAGCCACGGACCTGCCGATCTGCGTCTATAACATCCCCGGCCGCACGGGCAAGAACATCGAGCCCGAGACGATCGCCCGGATGGCCGAGTTGAAGAATATCACGATGGTGAAAGAGGCCACCGGCTCGATGGACCAGGCGTCGCAGGTCCTGGCGCTAACGAATCTCACGGTGCTCAGCGGCGACGACAGCCTGACGCTTCCCCTCTTGGCGATCGGCGGACGGGGTGTGATTTCGGTCGTGGGCAACATCGTGCCAGGGGACATGCTGGCACTGCTCCGCAGTTTCGAAGCCGGCAACTTGGCCGAGGCACAGCGCTGGCACAAGAAGCTGTTCCCCTTATGTCGCGACATGCTGGGATTGGCGACGAACCCGATTCCGATCAAAGCCGCGATGCGGTTGTTGGGACGAGACAATGGCGAGTTGCGCTTGCCGATGACGCCCCTTAGCGTTGCCGAAGAGGCGAAACTGCGCTCGACGCTGGCCGGATACGGTCTGCTGTAA
- a CDS encoding pyridoxine 5'-phosphate synthase: MAQLGVNIDHVATVRQARRTYEPDPVWAAAAAELGGADGITIHLREDRRHIQDRDLRILRETVTVKLNLELACDNDVLDLACQIKPQQATLVPERREEVTTEGGLDVRAAEAKVATAISRLHDAGIVVSLFLDPDRAAIETAKKLGADAVELHTGQYALVGESEQAAQTAKLTEAGRLIVEQGLTLHAGHGLTYRNVLPIARIPQMCELNIGHSIVARALLVGLQAAVREMKELITDR, from the coding sequence ATGGCACAACTAGGCGTTAACATCGATCACGTGGCGACGGTCCGGCAAGCGCGCCGGACGTACGAGCCTGACCCCGTTTGGGCGGCGGCCGCGGCCGAACTGGGCGGCGCCGACGGCATCACGATTCACTTGCGTGAGGATCGTCGCCATATTCAAGATCGCGATTTGCGCATCCTCCGCGAGACCGTCACCGTCAAATTGAATCTCGAGTTGGCATGCGACAATGATGTCCTCGATCTCGCTTGCCAGATCAAACCTCAGCAGGCTACGCTCGTGCCCGAGCGACGCGAAGAAGTGACGACCGAAGGAGGTCTCGACGTACGCGCGGCCGAAGCCAAGGTCGCCACGGCGATTTCCCGGCTGCACGACGCGGGCATCGTCGTCAGCCTGTTTCTCGATCCCGACCGCGCAGCTATCGAAACCGCGAAGAAACTCGGCGCCGACGCCGTCGAATTGCACACCGGTCAGTACGCCCTGGTCGGCGAGTCCGAGCAAGCCGCACAGACTGCAAAACTCACCGAGGCGGGCCGGCTGATCGTCGAACAGGGCCTGACCCTGCATGCCGGCCACGGCTTGACCTATCGCAATGTGCTACCGATCGCCCGCATCCCGCAGATGTGCGAGTTGAACATCGGGCACAGCATTGTCGCCCGGGCCCTGCTTGTGGGCCTGCAAGCAGCCGTACGCGAAATGAAAGAACTCATCACCGACCGTTGA
- a CDS encoding Do family serine endopeptidase, which yields MSSANQRPGARLWVAALVAVSVATSAAFWHGQSVAEDKTTPPVAQTPEHKKDYGFAKALSHAFRTAADATIPSVVTVMSETNTRQVRGNGNDRGNDRGDNPLKGTPYEELFKGRGLPFNMPAPERRSGVGAGVIIDKSGIILTNNHVVEGATEVTVRLSDGREFEGYDIKTDKSSDLAVVHIKGAGDLPAATLGDSDEIGIGDWVLAVGNPFNQEMTVSAGIISGKGRTLPSGQRAQYLQTDAAINPGNSGGPLVDLDGKVVGINTAIASSSGGFQGVGFAIPINQAKWVADQLVHGGAVKRAYLGVRVGEIAGDLAEQFGVHRHGGVFVNEVMSESPAAKAGLQEGDVITEFAGKHVGTPGQLQQLVERTPPATKEDVQILRDGKPMTLKIGVEAMPDEQHVEVRNVGGKDRGTNSRSFVSDELGLEVSDMSAAEAEQLGFKGVEGVVITNVTPDGLAAERGLREGMVVKKVGKQSVTTMDEFKKAIASESTERGVLLLVRTPDGNSFVVLKK from the coding sequence ATGAGTTCCGCCAATCAGCGCCCCGGCGCTCGGTTATGGGTGGCCGCCCTGGTGGCTGTCAGCGTCGCGACCAGTGCCGCCTTTTGGCACGGGCAGAGTGTCGCCGAAGATAAGACGACGCCCCCCGTCGCGCAAACGCCCGAACACAAAAAAGATTACGGGTTTGCCAAAGCCCTGTCCCATGCCTTCCGCACTGCCGCGGACGCAACAATACCCAGCGTCGTCACCGTCATGTCCGAGACCAATACACGCCAGGTGCGTGGCAACGGCAATGATCGGGGTAACGACCGGGGAGACAATCCCCTCAAGGGGACGCCCTACGAGGAACTCTTCAAGGGTCGTGGCCTGCCGTTCAACATGCCCGCCCCCGAACGCCGCTCAGGCGTTGGCGCCGGTGTGATCATCGACAAGTCGGGGATCATCCTCACGAATAATCACGTCGTCGAAGGCGCCACCGAAGTCACGGTCCGGCTCTCGGATGGTCGTGAGTTCGAAGGCTATGACATCAAGACCGACAAGTCCTCGGACCTGGCCGTGGTTCACATCAAAGGTGCAGGCGATTTGCCGGCCGCCACGCTCGGTGACTCGGACGAGATCGGCATCGGCGACTGGGTGCTCGCCGTGGGCAACCCCTTCAATCAAGAGATGACCGTCAGTGCCGGCATCATTAGCGGTAAGGGACGCACTCTTCCTTCGGGTCAGCGTGCTCAATACCTGCAGACTGATGCGGCCATCAATCCGGGCAACTCGGGTGGTCCGCTCGTCGATCTTGATGGCAAGGTCGTCGGCATCAACACGGCGATCGCCTCGAGCAGTGGCGGGTTCCAGGGTGTTGGATTTGCGATCCCCATCAATCAAGCCAAGTGGGTCGCCGATCAACTGGTTCACGGGGGAGCCGTGAAGCGCGCCTACCTGGGCGTGCGCGTAGGTGAAATCGCCGGCGACCTGGCAGAGCAGTTCGGCGTACATCGCCACGGTGGTGTGTTCGTCAACGAAGTCATGTCCGAATCACCCGCCGCCAAGGCTGGTTTGCAAGAAGGTGACGTAATCACCGAGTTTGCCGGCAAGCATGTCGGTACGCCGGGCCAGTTGCAGCAGCTAGTCGAGCGCACTCCCCCGGCAACTAAGGAAGACGTGCAGATCCTGCGCGACGGCAAACCGATGACGTTGAAGATCGGCGTCGAAGCCATGCCGGATGAACAGCACGTCGAGGTTCGCAACGTCGGCGGTAAGGATCGAGGTACGAACTCGCGATCCTTCGTCAGCGACGAACTTGGATTGGAAGTTTCCGACATGAGCGCCGCCGAGGCAGAGCAGTTAGGCTTCAAGGGCGTCGAGGGCGTGGTCATTACTAACGTCACTCCCGATGGCCTGGCGGCCGAACGTGGCCTTCGCGAGGGTATGGTCGTCAAGAAGGTTGGCAAGCAAAGCGTGACGACCATGGACGAATTCAAGAAGGCAATTGCCAGCGAGTCGACCGAGCGCGGTGTGCTGCTCCTGGTGCGGACCCCCGACGGCAATAGCTTCGTGGTCCTGAAGAAGTAG
- the rnc gene encoding ribonuclease III, whose translation MSDIVETDRTQIEAKLERCQERINYRFNNLSLLLSSVTHASGAQHRLASNERLEFLGDAILGFITCEILYHNYPELLEGELTKIKSVVVSRQTCAKISEGLRLDEFLILGKGMTSHPTVPSSLLSDVFESLIAAIYLDGGDPAARTFIETHLGPEIEMAASGENGCNYKSQLQQFAQREFGSTPTYQLLDEKGPDHSKCFKISAQIGRDRYQPAWGRNKKEAEQRAARNALSEIKGDEIPFPSD comes from the coding sequence ATGAGCGACATCGTTGAAACGGACCGAACGCAGATCGAAGCCAAGCTAGAGCGTTGCCAAGAACGAATTAATTATCGTTTTAACAACCTCTCGCTGCTGCTTTCGTCGGTGACGCACGCCTCGGGAGCACAACATCGGCTGGCCTCGAACGAGCGATTAGAGTTTCTCGGCGACGCCATTCTGGGCTTCATCACGTGCGAGATCCTGTACCACAACTATCCTGAGCTTCTCGAAGGGGAATTGACCAAGATCAAGTCGGTGGTCGTTAGCCGGCAGACGTGCGCTAAGATCAGCGAAGGGTTGCGGCTCGATGAGTTTCTAATCTTGGGCAAGGGGATGACCTCGCACCCGACGGTTCCTTCGTCGTTGCTCTCGGACGTTTTCGAATCGCTGATCGCGGCGATCTATCTGGATGGCGGTGACCCCGCGGCGCGGACGTTTATCGAGACGCACTTGGGCCCCGAGATCGAGATGGCCGCCTCGGGCGAGAACGGTTGCAATTACAAGTCGCAACTGCAGCAATTCGCCCAGCGCGAATTCGGCAGCACGCCGACTTACCAGTTACTCGACGAGAAGGGGCCGGATCACAGCAAGTGCTTCAAGATTTCGGCCCAGATTGGCCGCGATCGATATCAGCCGGCCTGGGGACGCAACAAAAAAGAGGCCGAGCAACGCGCAGCACGGAATGCCCTGAGCGAGATCAAAGGGGACGAGATTCCCTTTCCGTCTGATTGA
- a CDS encoding asparagine synthase-related protein: protein MTVRAVALLSGGLDSMLAIRLLQEQGVEVEALNFRTTFTCCQDQAAEAAAELGVRLSVVAEQDDYLEIVRKPRHGYGRGANPCIDCRIYMFRLAGQWMRETGAAMVISGEVVGQRMMSQKKRDLALVAHRARLDDRLLRPLSAKLLPVTTPEREKLVDREKLYGFSGRGRGPLIALARELGLKRIPQPSNGCALTEPGFAAKVHDLLGSDPAADRWQFELLKIGRHVRFDGTTKVVLGRRAEENEQLIHQYERYTSPRGQAIALLTPDDFLGPSALVVGHVTEPTLDFAGGQILKHSRLVDGADPSIVVRSQAGRMLRRIGATVSG, encoded by the coding sequence ATGACGGTGCGCGCCGTGGCTCTGCTTTCCGGCGGACTCGACAGCATGTTGGCGATTCGCCTCCTGCAGGAACAAGGGGTGGAAGTCGAGGCCCTCAACTTTCGCACGACGTTTACCTGTTGCCAGGACCAGGCCGCGGAAGCGGCCGCGGAATTGGGCGTCCGGCTGTCCGTGGTTGCCGAGCAGGACGACTATCTGGAAATTGTACGCAAGCCTCGCCATGGTTATGGCCGGGGCGCGAACCCGTGCATCGATTGCCGGATTTACATGTTTCGGCTCGCCGGCCAGTGGATGCGCGAGACGGGGGCCGCGATGGTGATCAGCGGCGAAGTCGTTGGTCAGCGGATGATGAGTCAGAAGAAACGCGATCTGGCGCTGGTTGCCCACCGCGCGAGGCTCGACGATCGATTGTTGCGACCGCTGTCGGCAAAGCTGCTGCCAGTGACGACGCCGGAACGCGAAAAACTTGTCGATCGTGAAAAGCTGTACGGCTTTTCCGGCCGTGGACGTGGGCCGTTGATCGCACTGGCACGCGAACTGGGTCTGAAACGGATTCCTCAGCCATCGAATGGCTGCGCCCTGACTGAGCCCGGTTTTGCGGCGAAAGTTCACGACCTTTTGGGAAGCGATCCGGCCGCAGACCGCTGGCAATTCGAGCTATTGAAGATCGGGCGTCACGTGCGCTTCGACGGTACTACGAAAGTGGTGTTAGGACGCCGCGCCGAAGAGAACGAGCAGTTAATTCATCAGTACGAGCGATACACGTCGCCGCGCGGGCAGGCGATTGCTCTTTTGACACCCGATGATTTTCTGGGGCCGAGCGCTTTGGTTGTCGGCCATGTGACCGAACCAACGCTGGATTTTGCCGGCGGCCAGATATTGAAACACTCGCGGCTCGTTGATGGTGCCGACCCGAGCATCGTGGTGCGGAGCCAGGCCGGGCGGATGCTGCGAAGGATCGGCGCGACGGTCTCGGGCTAA
- a CDS encoding aminotransferase class I/II-fold pyridoxal phosphate-dependent enzyme has protein sequence MPVSFSEFSGGVGIESAFSVLAVARRLKAAGKRVIELEIGDSPFPATRSAKRVAIEAIQADQSHYAPSIGLNELRAAAAGYMRQEHGVDVAAENVIIGSGAKIFEQLFCEAFLDPGDGVLVFSPYFPTYLPNIARRGARVWFSDLLSSNRFRPRMDEIERFLQNDPHPKAIFLNSPHNPTGGVATAEDLRGLADLIRGRNVALFSDEPYDQMVWRGRHRTPLVEPGMLEQCVAAYTFSKSYSMSGYRLGFAVSSTTIIERLATLLNTTLSCVPPLVQLAGAAALENDNGERDQNMQRFAEQVRTLADGLAAIPEVRCETPDGTFYVFPDVSAICNRLGLTSHGLAMFLLEGADEHVGVACLGGECFGSAGAGFLRFSCAETPEVMLQAVAFFRDAITRTDAARKYAANNPQFVLRKPYVI, from the coding sequence ATGCCTGTCAGCTTCAGCGAATTCTCCGGCGGCGTTGGAATCGAATCGGCCTTCAGCGTCCTAGCCGTGGCACGCCGTCTTAAGGCGGCCGGCAAGCGCGTCATCGAACTGGAAATCGGCGATAGCCCCTTCCCTGCCACGCGCTCGGCCAAACGTGTCGCCATCGAAGCGATCCAGGCCGATCAATCGCATTACGCCCCATCGATCGGGCTAAACGAGCTGCGTGCCGCGGCCGCCGGCTACATGCGCCAGGAGCACGGCGTCGATGTCGCCGCCGAGAACGTAATCATCGGCTCGGGCGCCAAAATCTTCGAGCAACTCTTTTGCGAAGCATTCTTGGATCCAGGCGATGGTGTTCTGGTCTTTAGTCCCTACTTTCCGACGTATCTGCCGAACATCGCACGGCGTGGTGCGCGGGTCTGGTTTTCCGACTTACTTTCGTCGAATCGCTTCCGTCCACGGATGGACGAGATCGAGCGCTTCTTGCAGAACGATCCACACCCGAAGGCGATCTTCCTTAACAGCCCCCACAATCCCACCGGCGGCGTAGCCACGGCTGAAGACCTGCGCGGCCTGGCCGACCTGATTCGTGGCCGCAATGTGGCGCTATTCAGTGACGAGCCCTACGACCAGATGGTGTGGCGTGGTCGCCATCGGACGCCGCTGGTTGAGCCCGGCATGCTGGAACAATGCGTGGCCGCCTACACGTTCAGTAAGTCGTACAGCATGAGCGGCTACCGGCTGGGCTTTGCCGTCAGCAGCACGACGATCATCGAGCGATTGGCAACCCTGCTTAACACGACCCTCTCCTGCGTTCCGCCGCTGGTGCAATTGGCGGGCGCGGCGGCCCTGGAAAACGATAACGGGGAGCGCGATCAGAATATGCAGCGTTTCGCCGAACAAGTGCGGACGCTCGCCGATGGACTGGCCGCGATACCCGAGGTCCGTTGCGAAACTCCGGACGGCACCTTTTACGTTTTTCCGGACGTCAGCGCGATCTGCAATCGGCTGGGACTGACGTCGCATGGCCTGGCCATGTTCCTGCTCGAAGGAGCCGACGAGCACGTCGGCGTGGCCTGTCTTGGCGGCGAATGCTTCGGTAGCGCCGGCGCCGGCTTCCTGCGTTTTAGCTGCGCCGAAACACCCGAGGTCATGCTGCAGGCCGTCGCATTCTTTCGTGACGCGATCACGCGCACCGACGCCGCACGCAAATACGCCGCGAACAATCCGCAGTTCGTGTTGCGGAAACCATACGTCATCTGA